The Flavobacterium sp. IMCC34852 genome contains the following window.
GAATACTCTAGTGTTTATGATCGTATGTCAAGAAATTGTAATGATTTAGAAATTGAAAGTAAATCTCAAGATTTCTTTGATATTATAATGGAAAAAGAGATAATTAATATAGATATTTTTAATAATACACCTCTTATATTTAAAAAAGGTATGTATCATATTTTAGCAGATGAAAAAGATGAAATTATATGGAAATTAAAAAATAAATCAAATGAGTAAAGCGATTCAAAATTTAAATATTTTATATAATAATCCTTTCATATTAACACCTATAATAATAACGTTTTATGAAAAATATGAAGGAAAACAAGGTAAAGATATGTTTCTCGCATATTTAATACTACCATTAGTCTTATATGAATATAGCAAGATAGTTTTAAAAAATAAAAAGAAAGAATTGCGAACATTTATAAATTTTGTTCAAAAAGAAGATATAAAAAATAATAAAACTGAAATTAGAAAAAGTGATAAATTGTATGGTTTGCCTGGGAGAGTTGAAGATTTTAAAGAGTTAACAAATCTATGTTTGCAATATGCTTTTGATACAGGCTCTTTAAGATTGAATAAAGATTTATCAATAACATTTATTAAAAATGATTTTAAAGTTGATAAAACATTAATTGAAAACTTTAAGGCTTCACAAAATTTAGCATTAATATTTAAAAATGAGAAAATCACTCATGTTTATATGAGATTAGGTATAAAAAAAATATGAAAGCATTTATAAAATATATAGGAGTAATAACTTATGATGAAAAAATTCATCACATTAATTTTAAAGAAGGTGTAAATGTTATTACAGGACGCTCATCTACGGGTAAAAGTGCGATTTTAGAAGTTTTCGATTATTGTTTTGGAAGTTCAGAATTTATAATTCCAGATGGTGTAATAACTAATAATACTGTATTTTATTTTGTCGTATTAAAGTTAAAAGAAATTTATTTAATATTAGGTAGAAGCAAGAACAAAAAAGATTGTTTTTTGGCTTCAACATCTGATAATTCATTTATTGAAAACATAAGTAATTTTAATATTGAATATTTTCATTCGTTAGATAAATATACTTTAAAAGATTTTAGAAAAGAATTAAATAAATATTTTAAAATTGACATTGATGATACTGATGAAGATTTAGAGGATAGAAAATTTAGAAATAATAATGCAAAAAAAGCTGCTCCATCCTACAGAAATTTCACTTCTTTCATGCTTCAACATCAGAATTTAATTGCTAATAAACATGCTCTTTTTTACAGATTTGATGAAAAAGAAAAAAAAGAACAAGTAATTGAACAATTTAAAATTTTTTTAAGTTTTGTTGATTCTGAGTACTTCCCATTAAAACAAAGATTAGCTGAATTAAATAGAGAATTAAAGCAATTAGAATTTATAAAAGAAAGTACTAAAAAGTACATTAACGAGAACAAAGAAAAATTAAAATTTTTGTTAGAGGAATTTGAACTTATTACAAATAAAAGACTTTTTAAAAAAAATATTGACTCAATTCTACATAGACCAAATGAAAGTTTAGAATATTTAGACAATTTTATTTCTAGTAAAGAAAATATTATAAGTAATGATTTTTCAAATCAGAATATAAAGAAGAAAAATGATTTACAGACTAGTTATAATAAGATTGTTTCAGATATTAGAAAAATTCAAAATATCATTAGTGAAATAGATGTTTCAATTATTTATGCAAAAGATTTCGTCGAACAAAAATCAAATATATCTCATGCTAATGAATCTAGTTTAAGTAATTGTGAATGTATTTTTTGTGGAAATAAAAACATTAAGTTAATAGATAAACAAAACAAACTAAAAGAAGCTATAGAATGGTTTAATAGCGAAATGGATAAATCGCAATATACTATTGAATCTTTTGTTAGTAATAAAAAAGAATACGAAGTAAAACTGAAAAAATTAATGGTTGAAGCTAATTTGATTAAAAATGAACTAAACGTATTAGATAAAGTTATTACTTCACTTGAAAAAAATAAAAGCATAGAATATCAAGCTACCAAAGTAGTTATCCAAATAGAAGCTTTCCTAGAAACAATTAAGACAAATAGTTTGACAGAAATTGAAACTAAAATTAATAATTTAGAAAATTCAATTTCAATTATTGAGCAAAACTTGAAAACTGATTATAATGTTGATAATAAATTAAATTTAGCAGAGCGTCAAATTAATCAACAAATGATTAGAATTGGTAAAGAGTTAGAATTTGAAGAAATATATAAAGATAATTTAAATTTAAAATTTGATTCAAAGACATTTGAATTGTATCAACAGACTTTAATTAAAGGGTATCCTGATAAAAAGGTTTATTTAAGGTCTATGGGTAGTGGTGCTAATTGGCTTTCAAGCCATGTGGCACTTTTTACTAGTTTATTATATTATTCGTGTAGTTTAAAGGATAAATCTTTAATTCCTACAATATTGTTTTTAGACCAGCCTAGTCAAGTTTATTTTCCAACTGAAATTGATAATGACGAAGTTTTTGATGGAAAAAAGTTAAAAAAAATATCAAATGAAGAAACTAAATACGATGATGACATAAATGCAGTCACAAATCTTTTTGATAAATTGGTTGAATTTTGTAATTACACTTTATTAGAAACAGGAATTGAACCTCAAATAATCATAACCGATCACGCAGATAAATTAAAATTAATAAATGCAGATTTTGACAAGGATTTAGTAAGAGCTAGGTGGAGAGATAAAAAGGATGGATTTATAAAACTTAATAATTAGGGTTTTATGAGTACATACAACATATTACTAACCTGTATTTTAATAATATTTGTTTTTCTGCTTTTATCAATGTTAAGCTTCAAAAATGTTATAGATAATTATTTTAAACGGGTAAATAAAAACTATATCATTACACCATTAATTGTAATAAGTGTAATTTTAATAATCATTTCTTTTCTTTCGCCATATTACTTTACTAAAAAAGAAATTGGGGAGTCATTAGTATTTGATGCAACAACAGGTTGGACTGGTGATACTCTTGGTGGCATTATGAATCCATTCATTGCACTTGCTGGAGCTGTATTGACATTTATAGCTTTCTATATTCAAAAAATTGCAAACGATGATATTAAAAACCAATTTAAAATTCAACAATTTGAAAGTCAGTTCTATGAAATGTTAAGACTCCATAAAGAAAACATTAATGAAATGAAAATATCAGGTTATGATTCTGTTACACAAGAAAGATTAAATCATAGAAAAGAAATTCTAGAAATAACTAGGTCACATAACACTAAAATAATTGAAGGGAGAAAAGTTTTTGTTTCAATGGTGGTTGAATTAATTTGCTGTTATGAATTTTTAGAGCTGATAAATAGTACTTGGAAAATTAAGCATGAGAAAGATGATTTACTAAAATTAGCATATAGAATATTTTTCTTTGGTTCCAATTCTGATTTAATTGTTTCTGATAAAATTGAAGATGATTTTATCAAAGAAGTAAAAAAACAATTTAAAAAGTATAGAAAAAGACATAGGGATTCATATAGTAGAAAAAATGTTTTTTCTGGATTAAACAAAAAAATTGAACTTTATATAAAATATAGCCCTTTTACAGGTCATGAAAACAGATTAGGACATTATTATAGACATCTTTATAGTACAGTAAAATATGTTGTTAATAAAGAAAAAGAAGGTCTAATTACTTATGATAAATCAAGAGAATACTTGAAAGTATTAAGATCCCAAATGTCAAATGATGAACAACTTATGTTATATTATAATTATAGAATAGGGTTTGGAAAAGATTGGGAAAATGAAGGATATTTAACAAAATATAGAATGCTTCATAATTTACCAATTAACAAGGTAAAATATGCAGAACCTGCAAGAGAACACTTTAAAAATTTTATAAATTCAATTAAACCAGGTGAAGGAGAATTGTTTGAATGGGGTGATTTCGAGATTTAAAAAAACTAATATGATACTAAAACAGAGTGGACGAATAATGTCTGTTAACATTTCCCCTAGTTTTTGCGAGAATACTTTCGCGTTAGATTAGTTAGTAATGAGATGTTGAAATGAATTAGTATGACAGAAAAATAAAAATATACAATACAAAATGCAAAAATACTCCGTAAACCAACACTTAATAGAAACGCTTTTAACCTGGGTAAAGTCGGGCGAAATAGCCATCCCCGAAATCCAACGTCCATTTGTTTGGGACAGTTCTAAAGTAAGGGACTTAATGGATAGTTTGTACCAAGGCTTTCCGGTAGGCTATGTTATAGCGTGGCGTAATCCTAATGTGAGATTAAAAGACGGTAGCTTAAGCGAGGGCAAAAAAATATTAATTGACGGTCAACAACGTGTTACAGCATTAACCGCTGCCCTACTGGGCGAATATGTGATTGACAAAACCTATCAAAGGGTAAAAATTAAAATAGCTTTTAACCCTATTTTAGAAAGGTTTGAGGTGCAAAACCCGGCTATTTTAAAAGACCACAGTTGGATACCCAACATATCCGAAGCTATAAGTGGGGAAATCAGTATTTTAAAACTGGTGCGAAACTATTTATCGTTTAATCCTGAAGCCGATGAAGATCAAGTAGAAAAAGCTTTTACCAACTTAATCAATATCCCGAAAAAACAAATTGGGATTATTGAATTGGCACACGATTTAGACATCGAGACAGTTACTGAAATATTCATCCGCATCAACTCTAAAGGAGTGGTTTTAAGTCAGGCCGATTTTGCCATGAGTAAAATAGCTTCCAATACTGAATATCAAGGGAACACTTTACGCAAAGCCATTGACTATTTTTGTCATTTGGCCATATCGCCAGAGTTTTACAAACACATTGTGGACAATGACAAAGAATTTGCTGCGACAGAGTTTTTTAGTAAAATGCAATGGCTTAAATCAGAAAACGAGGACTTATACGACCCCGAATATACCGATTTGATTCGCGTAGCATTTACCTCGCAATTCAATCGCGGTCGCTTATCGGATTTGGTGAGTTTACTCTCCGGTAGAAACTTTGAAACCCGAACTTTTGAAGATGCTATAGCTGAACAATCGTTTGAAAAATTAAAGATGGGTGTAATGAACTTTATGAATGAAACCAACTTCAAACGCTTCTTGATGATTATCAAATCGGCTGGTTTTATTTCGCCAAAATTAATACGTTCTCAAAATGCGTTGAACTTTGCTTACATCTTATACCTTAAGTTAAGAGAGCTTGGCGTGAATTCAGTAGCTATTGAAAGCTATGTTAAGCGTTGGTTTGTGTTTTCGGTACTAACCGGGAGGTATTCCGGTTCTCCTGAATCGGTATTTGACTTTGACATCAAACAAATACACAACCGACCATTTGAAGAGTACTTAAAAGAAAAAGAAGAAGGCGAACTATCCGATGGTTTTTGGAATGCCTCTCTGATACAAAGTTTAGATACTTCGGTAGCCAGTAGCCCTTATTTTAATGTGTTCTTAGCAGCACAAGTAAAAGCCAATGATAGAGGCTTTTTATCCAAAGATGTATTGGTGAGTGATTTGATTTCGCTTAGAGGAGATATACACCACTTATTCCCTAGAGATTTCCTAAAAAAGAACGGATTAGAAAGAGGAAAATACAATCAAATTGCTAACTATGTATTCATGCAATCGGAAATCAATATCAAGGTGGGTAACAAACCCCCTAAAGACTATTTTGAATTAATAGTTTCACAAATGGAGAAGGATAACAGATTGGTTAGTGGTTTATCAACCCACCAAGAGTTACAAGATAATTTAAAGGCCA
Protein-coding sequences here:
- a CDS encoding three component ABC system middle component encodes the protein MSKAIQNLNILYNNPFILTPIIITFYEKYEGKQGKDMFLAYLILPLVLYEYSKIVLKNKKKELRTFINFVQKEDIKNNKTEIRKSDKLYGLPGRVEDFKELTNLCLQYAFDTGSLRLNKDLSITFIKNDFKVDKTLIENFKASQNLALIFKNEKITHVYMRLGIKKI
- a CDS encoding DUF3732 domain-containing protein; amino-acid sequence: MKAFIKYIGVITYDEKIHHINFKEGVNVITGRSSTGKSAILEVFDYCFGSSEFIIPDGVITNNTVFYFVVLKLKEIYLILGRSKNKKDCFLASTSDNSFIENISNFNIEYFHSLDKYTLKDFRKELNKYFKIDIDDTDEDLEDRKFRNNNAKKAAPSYRNFTSFMLQHQNLIANKHALFYRFDEKEKKEQVIEQFKIFLSFVDSEYFPLKQRLAELNRELKQLEFIKESTKKYINENKEKLKFLLEEFELITNKRLFKKNIDSILHRPNESLEYLDNFISSKENIISNDFSNQNIKKKNDLQTSYNKIVSDIRKIQNIISEIDVSIIYAKDFVEQKSNISHANESSLSNCECIFCGNKNIKLIDKQNKLKEAIEWFNSEMDKSQYTIESFVSNKKEYEVKLKKLMVEANLIKNELNVLDKVITSLEKNKSIEYQATKVVIQIEAFLETIKTNSLTEIETKINNLENSISIIEQNLKTDYNVDNKLNLAERQINQQMIRIGKELEFEEIYKDNLNLKFDSKTFELYQQTLIKGYPDKKVYLRSMGSGANWLSSHVALFTSLLYYSCSLKDKSLIPTILFLDQPSQVYFPTEIDNDEVFDGKKLKKISNEETKYDDDINAVTNLFDKLVEFCNYTLLETGIEPQIIITDHADKLKLINADFDKDLVRARWRDKKDGFIKLNN
- a CDS encoding putative phage abortive infection protein; this encodes MSTYNILLTCILIIFVFLLLSMLSFKNVIDNYFKRVNKNYIITPLIVISVILIIISFLSPYYFTKKEIGESLVFDATTGWTGDTLGGIMNPFIALAGAVLTFIAFYIQKIANDDIKNQFKIQQFESQFYEMLRLHKENINEMKISGYDSVTQERLNHRKEILEITRSHNTKIIEGRKVFVSMVVELICCYEFLELINSTWKIKHEKDDLLKLAYRIFFFGSNSDLIVSDKIEDDFIKEVKKQFKKYRKRHRDSYSRKNVFSGLNKKIELYIKYSPFTGHENRLGHYYRHLYSTVKYVVNKEKEGLITYDKSREYLKVLRSQMSNDEQLMLYYNYRIGFGKDWENEGYLTKYRMLHNLPINKVKYAEPAREHFKNFINSIKPGEGELFEWGDFEI
- a CDS encoding GmrSD restriction endonuclease domain-containing protein; its protein translation is MQKYSVNQHLIETLLTWVKSGEIAIPEIQRPFVWDSSKVRDLMDSLYQGFPVGYVIAWRNPNVRLKDGSLSEGKKILIDGQQRVTALTAALLGEYVIDKTYQRVKIKIAFNPILERFEVQNPAILKDHSWIPNISEAISGEISILKLVRNYLSFNPEADEDQVEKAFTNLINIPKKQIGIIELAHDLDIETVTEIFIRINSKGVVLSQADFAMSKIASNTEYQGNTLRKAIDYFCHLAISPEFYKHIVDNDKEFAATEFFSKMQWLKSENEDLYDPEYTDLIRVAFTSQFNRGRLSDLVSLLSGRNFETRTFEDAIAEQSFEKLKMGVMNFMNETNFKRFLMIIKSAGFISPKLIRSQNALNFAYILYLKLRELGVNSVAIESYVKRWFVFSVLTGRYSGSPESVFDFDIKQIHNRPFEEYLKEKEEGELSDGFWNASLIQSLDTSVASSPYFNVFLAAQVKANDRGFLSKDVLVSDLISLRGDIHHLFPRDFLKKNGLERGKYNQIANYVFMQSEINIKVGNKPPKDYFELIVSQMEKDNRLVSGLSTHQELQDNLKANCVPQEIMTMGIEDYNHFLELRRKLMAQKIKEYYFSL